The sequence TTGCCGTAGTAAGTGCTTATGCCGTTAATCTCAAGCATCGGCGTCCTCCCCAAGATAGGCTTTGATGACTTCGGGATTGTTCTTTATCTCAAGAGGAGTTCCTGCGGCAATTCTCTGCCCGTGATCCATGACATATATCCTGTCGGAAAGGTTCATGACCAGTTTCATGTCATGTTCTATAAGCAGAATAGATATTTTATCCTTATCCCTGATCTCTCGGATGAGTCCTGTGAGATCTTCGGTTTCCTGCGGGTTCATGCCGGCTGCCGGTTCATCAAGAAGAAGAAGAACAGGATCGGTGGCAAGTGCGCGGGCAATCTCAAGCCTGCGCTGAGCGCCGTAGGGAAGATTGCTCGCCATTTCGTTGGCGAGACTTGTGAGACCTATTTTCTCCAGAATAGCATAGCTTACCGACGCAGCGTTCTTTTCCTCCCTTCTGGTGCGGGGATCGCGCAGGAGTGCGCCTATTACTTTCGCCTTTGTGCGGCAGTGTCTGCCGATCATGACGTTCTCAAGAACGGTCATATTAGGAAAAAGTCTGATGTTCTGGAAGGTTCTCGCAAGCCCCAGCTCAGTTACCTGATTGGGTTTCTTACCGTTTACTCTTTTTTCGCCGAACTTGGTGTGGACGACTATATCCCCGTCAGAGGGGTTGTATATACCTGTAATGCAGTTGAAAAAAGTGGTTTTTCCGGCTCCGTTGGGACCGATGAGAGCGACTATCTCACCGTTCTGTATCTCCATATCAACATGGTCAACGGCTCTTAAACCGCCGAAATCCATGGTAAGCCCCTTCACCTCAAGAACGGGAAGGCTGGTGTTATTTTGCTTCATTTGCTTTCTCCCCCCCGAAATTCATTTTGTCGAATAAATATTTCCGCCGCACGTTGCTGATGAGTCCCTGAGGTCTGAACACCATCATGAGCACCATCGACCCGCCGAAAATAAGCATACGCAGCTCGGAAAACGCCCTGAGATACTCAGGAAGGAGTATGAGTATAAGCGCTGCAAGAATTACGCCGAGGATTGAGCCCATACCGCCGAGAACAACAATGGCGAGAATGATCGCAGACTCAAGAAAGGTGAAGCTCGCAGGGTTGACGAATGTGGTCTTCGCCGCGAACACAACGCCCATGAAGCCCGCCCACGTTGCGCCGAGGGCAAAAGCGGTGAGCTTTGTCTTTGTTTTGTCTATGCCCATAGCCTGACAAGCTATCTCATCCTCACGGAGAGCAAGCCATGCCCTGCCTATACGGGAGTTCTGGAGTCTGCTGACACAGAAAATAGTGATCACCGCCAGAACAAGAACAAGATAGTAAAGCGCTGTCATTGACTGGGAGAGATTAAGTTTAAGCCCGAAGAATGCCGGTCTGTCTATGCCTGCTATGCCGCTGGGACCGAAAGAGAAGTCGTTCCAGTTTTCAAGCACGAGGCGGATAATCTCTCCGAAGCCCAGAGTAACTATCGCCAGATAATCGCCCCTGAGCCTGAGCACAGGGAAGCCGAGGACTATCCCGAACATCATGGCAAGGGCTCCGCCTATGGGCAGCACCGCCCAGAAGCCCAGACCGAAGTGATGGTTCAGAAGGGCGTAGCTGTAAGCTCCCACGGCGTAAAACGCCACATAGCCTAGGTCAAGAAGACCGGCAAGCCCGACGACTATGTTAAGACCGAGACCGAGAACAACGTACATAAGCGCCGTGGTCATGATATTGACCTGATACGTGTTGGACATATGAGGGAATGCGAAGGTAAACACCACCGCGGCGGCAATCAGAGGATACAGAACCTTCTTGTTGTCCACAAGGGTGTTCTGGAGTCCGTTTTTCAGCCTTGCCCTGATGTTTCTTTCGCTGATGTGGGTCTTTTTATAATGCAGCCAGCGCCACAGCATGGAACCGAAAAATGCGCCTATTCCTATATAGAGCAGATTGTTCCAGCGCCAGACAATGGTATTATGAACAGTGTTAACCTTAATCACCATTATGGGGAATGTGAGAAACATGAACCATAAGGCGGTTACAAACGATTTTTTCAGCTCATTCAGCATGCTACACCTTCTGAGCCGTGGATTTGCCGAGAATGCCCGCAGGTCTGAAAATAAGGATCAGAACAAGCAGGGCGAAAGCGAAAACATCTTCATAGTCGCTGGAAACGTAGCCTGTTGCGAAGCTCTCCGTCCAGCCGAGGATAAGAGCGCCGAGAACCGCGCCCGGAATGCTGCCTATGCCGCCGAGAACTGCCGCGGTAAACGCCTTGATCCCCGCAATGAAGCCTATGTAAAAGTTTATCTGCCCTATGTGGGAGGCGATGAGGATTCCGCCTAACGCCGCAAGGGAGGAGCCTATGATGAATGTCATGGAAATGACCTTATCAACGTCTATTCCCACAAGAAGCGCCATTTTTTTGTCCTGAGCCGTGGCTCTCATTGCTTTGCCCATTCTGGTAAACTTTATGAACAGAGTCAGCAGAACCATTATCACCGCACTGCTGAGGATGATAACAAGCTCCGCGGAACTCATTATATGCGATACAGGTTTGATAAATTCAAATTCCGGTATAAGCGCCGGAAAGGGGAGGAAGTCTGATGTCTGTGCAAGAAGTACATAGTTCTGGAGGAATATAGACATTCCTATCGCGCTGATCAGAGGGGAAAGCCTCGGTGCATTTCTCAGAGGTCTGTAAGCGATCTTTTCCATAGTGTAACCGTAGGCGGATGAATAAATAACCGCCGCTATTCCCGCCAGAATGAGTATGCTGAGACCGCTGAAGCCCATGATACCCAAAACGCTGGCGACAATAAGTGCCGTGAACGCGCCTATCATATAAATTTCCCCGTGGGCGAAGTTTATCAGCTGGATGATGCCGTAAACCATGGTGTAGCCCAAAGCGATAAGCGCATAGATGCTGCCTCTTGTGAGGCCGCTTAAAAATAGCTGAAGAAAATAATCCATTATCCGTGACTGCTCCTGTTATTTGCCCTGAAATGGAAAGGGGGCGCTGAAAGAAAGCACCCCCTGAATGTGTATTTGGAAATGTTATTTAAGTTCGACGTAAGCGCCGTTCTGAACCTGATACATGGAGAAACCAACGCCTATCGCGTCGCCTCTTTCGTCAAAGCTTATGCTTCCGAGGGGAGTTTCAACATACTCAGTTCTGAGAGCCTTGCTTACTGCCTCATAGTCTGTGGAATCAGCCTTGTCGATGGCGTTGAGAATAGCCATGGCAGCAGAGTATCCGTTGATGAAGAAAGCGCCGGGGTCAGCCTGAAAAGCAGCTTTATGCTCTTCGACAGCTTTTATGTTGAGGGGATTTGTTGAAGTGTCTCTGGGACCTGTGGCGTAAACGCCTTCGGCAAATTCGCCCGCAACTTTTATGAATGTGTCATCTTTCACGCCGTCATCAGAGATGAAGGGAATGTTGATCTGTTTTTTGCGCATCTGAGTAACGATTTTGGAAGCTTCGGGGTGGTATCCGCCGAAGATAACCGCCTCTGCGCCTGAACGGGCGATTTTCTGAACCACTGCGGAGTAGTCAACCGCGCCGGGGGTCACGCCTTCGTAAAGGACAACGCTGACACCCTCAACGGAGGAATTGTCAAGGAAGGATTTTGCGAACTCTGCAAGACCTTTGCCGTAGTCGCCTT is a genomic window of Geovibrio thiophilus containing:
- a CDS encoding ABC transporter ATP-binding protein: MKQNNTSLPVLEVKGLTMDFGGLRAVDHVDMEIQNGEIVALIGPNGAGKTTFFNCITGIYNPSDGDIVVHTKFGEKRVNGKKPNQVTELGLARTFQNIRLFPNMTVLENVMIGRHCRTKAKVIGALLRDPRTRREEKNAASVSYAILEKIGLTSLANEMASNLPYGAQRRLEIARALATDPVLLLLDEPAAGMNPQETEDLTGLIREIRDKDKISILLIEHDMKLVMNLSDRIYVMDHGQRIAAGTPLEIKNNPEVIKAYLGEDADA
- a CDS encoding branched-chain amino acid ABC transporter permease — protein: MDYFLQLFLSGLTRGSIYALIALGYTMVYGIIQLINFAHGEIYMIGAFTALIVASVLGIMGFSGLSILILAGIAAVIYSSAYGYTMEKIAYRPLRNAPRLSPLISAIGMSIFLQNYVLLAQTSDFLPFPALIPEFEFIKPVSHIMSSAELVIILSSAVIMVLLTLFIKFTRMGKAMRATAQDKKMALLVGIDVDKVISMTFIIGSSLAALGGILIASHIGQINFYIGFIAGIKAFTAAVLGGIGSIPGAVLGALILGWTESFATGYVSSDYEDVFAFALLVLILIFRPAGILGKSTAQKV
- a CDS encoding ABC transporter permease subunit, with translation MLNELKKSFVTALWFMFLTFPIMVIKVNTVHNTIVWRWNNLLYIGIGAFFGSMLWRWLHYKKTHISERNIRARLKNGLQNTLVDNKKVLYPLIAAAVVFTFAFPHMSNTYQVNIMTTALMYVVLGLGLNIVVGLAGLLDLGYVAFYAVGAYSYALLNHHFGLGFWAVLPIGGALAMMFGIVLGFPVLRLRGDYLAIVTLGFGEIIRLVLENWNDFSFGPSGIAGIDRPAFFGLKLNLSQSMTALYYLVLVLAVITIFCVSRLQNSRIGRAWLALREDEIACQAMGIDKTKTKLTAFALGATWAGFMGVVFAAKTTFVNPASFTFLESAIILAIVVLGGMGSILGVILAALILILLPEYLRAFSELRMLIFGGSMVLMMVFRPQGLISNVRRKYLFDKMNFGGEKANEAK
- a CDS encoding branched-chain amino acid ABC transporter substrate-binding protein; amino-acid sequence: MKKFLTFLLVMVSAVFLMTACSQKAEEKAAEAPAENATEAAAPAASTEPIKIGVAGAHSGDLASYGLPTVNAVKLYVDEVNKNGGIDGRQVELYIEDDVCKPEVATNTASKLVSDKVVAVIGHICSGATKAALGIYKDANILVISPSATNPALTQSGEYPNFLRTIAPDDAQARLEVDFALNTLNIKKFAVLHDKGDYGKGLAEFAKSFLDNSSVEGVSVVLYEGVTPGAVDYSAVVQKIARSGAEAVIFGGYHPEASKIVTQMRKKQINIPFISDDGVKDDTFIKVAGEFAEGVYATGPRDTSTNPLNIKAVEEHKAAFQADPGAFFINGYSAAMAILNAIDKADSTDYEAVSKALRTEYVETPLGSISFDERGDAIGVGFSMYQVQNGAYVELK